A region of Porites lutea chromosome 13, jaPorLute2.1, whole genome shotgun sequence DNA encodes the following proteins:
- the LOC140923490 gene encoding uncharacterized protein — MAETVKRKSRKSSSASSTDDNLSQDGKKLRHDASLSDSELCESDEVLSILNMAGEVIPKLEQVLEKLENLERYVKAVDEKVSSLQAKVDCFEAFKNKTEKKIKELEDGLDFANTERESFKEKFDKLKCEINQLRDEKLYMEVYQRRENLRFFGIKEEADMEEDAREVLVGFLKTELGMKNADQIEFQRVHRVGKRVSSSGKPRQIIARFLKYPQREEVMSNARKLKGKNFGISPDLPSEILERRKKKMKQFKQAKKDGKTTFFSRAEPDKLFIDGVEM; from the coding sequence ATGGCCGAAACTGTTAAACGAAAATCGAGGAAAAGCTCTTCAGCATCTTCCACTGACGATAATCTTTCCCAAGATGGCAAAAAGTTAAGACACGACGCTTCGCTCTCAGATTCCGAACTGTGTGAATCGGACGAAGTGTTATCTATACTGAATATGGCGGGGGAAGTTATCCCGAAACTTGAACAAGTGTTGGAAAAACTTGAGAATTTGGAACGGTATGTAAAAGCAGTTGACGAAAAAGTTAGTAGTTTGCAGGCAAAGGTGGATTGTTTCGAggctttcaaaaacaaaacagaaaaaaagataaaagaactgGAAGACGGATTGGATTTTGCGAACACGGAACGCGAGTCtttcaaggagaaatttgacaagCTGAAATGCGAAATTAATCAGCTCCGGGACGAGAAACTATACATGGAAGTTTATCAGCGGCGGGAAAATCTTCGTTTTTTCGGAATTAAAGAAGAAGCCGATATGGAGGAGGATGCGAGAGAGGTTTTGGTTGGATTCCTTAAAACAGAGCTTGGTATGAAAAATGCAGACCAAATCGAATTCCAAAGGGTCCATCGTGTTGGAAAGCGTGTTTCTTCCAGTGGTAAACCTCGACAAATAATCGCACGTTTTTTGAAATATCCTCAACGTGAAGAAGTTATGTCCAATGCTAGAaagctaaaaggaaaaaactttgGAATTTCGCCGGACCTTCCAAGTGAAATtttggaaagaagaaagaagaagatgaagcaATTTAAACAAGCGAAAAAGGACGGTAAGACCACATTTTTCAGTAGAGCGGAGCCAGATAAATTGTTTATTGACGGTGTTGAGATGTAA
- the LOC140922709 gene encoding pre-mRNA-splicing factor 18-like isoform X1 — translation MDFLLAEINRKSKQIEQNEVTSNKKYFRRGDLAAKQAEEYKKKQEEKLKEKEEKYGKRTAEDDIFSGFKKKKGEGEGKAAMIPREEVIRRLRERGEPIRLFGESDEEACQRLRRIEMLAPEINKGLRNDFKAAMEKIDQEYLAELIKQQGGEEQSNESEESSQAEDDGTTLEDIKSLAINMGKGDESLDQDVILKFIQFLLHLWAKDYKTRSEDSKRSLEAKLAGATQRQTESYLKPLLRKLKHKKTPRDILAFLTTIIMSLLEREYVKANDSYLQMAIGNAPWPIGVTMVGIHARTGREKIFSQNVAHVLNDETQRKYIQGLKRLMTFCQKKFPADPSKSVEYNAVK, via the exons ATGGATTTTCTTCTCGCAGAAATCAACAGAAAAAGTAAGCAGATCGAACAAAATGAAGTCACATCG aataaGAAGTACTTTAGAAGAGGTGACCTAGCAGCAAAACAAGCAGAGGAATACAAGAAGAAGCAAGAG gaaaaactaaaagaaaaagag GAAAAATATGGGAAGAGAACTGCAGAAGATGATATATTTtctggatttaaaaagaaaaagggtgaAGGTGAAGGAAAAGCAGCAATGATCCCAAGAGAAGAG GTGATTCGTCGTTTGAGAGAAAGAGGAGAACCAATAAGATTGTTTGGTGAAAGTGATGAAGAAGCTTGTCAGAGATTGAG GAGAATCGAGATGCTTGCTCCAGAGATTAACAAG GGTCTAAGGAATGACTTCAAGGCTGCTATGGAAAAGATTGATCAAGAATATTTAGCAGAGCTGATCAAGCAACAG GGTGGGGAGGAGCAAAGTAATGAAAGTGAAGAGTCATCACAAGCAGAAGATGATGGAACAACTCTTGAAGATatcaag AGTTTGGCCATTAACATGGGCAAAGGTGATGAAAGCCTGGATCAAGATGTTATATTAAAGTTTATACAG TTCCTCCTTCATCTTTGGGCAAAAGATTACAAGACACGATCTGAAGACAGCAAGAGAAGCTTGGAG GCAAAACTGGCAGGTGCCACTCAACGTCAGACTGAATCGTATCTGAAGCCATTGttaagaaaactgaaacataAG AAAACCCCACGGGACATTCTTGCCTTTCTCACCACCATAATCATGAGTTTGTTGGAAAGAGAATATGTCAAG gCAAATGACTCTTATCTTCAGATGGCAATTGGAAATGCTCCGTGGCCCATTGGGGTAACAATGGTGGGAATTCATGCCCGAACAGGAAGAGAAAAGATCTTTTCACAGAATGTGGCTC ATGTCCTCAACGACGAAACACAAAGAAAGTATATTCAG GGTCTCAAACGTCTGATGACAttttgccagaaaaaatttcctgcagaTCCATCAAAGTCTGTAGAATACAACGCTGTAAAGTGA
- the LOC140922709 gene encoding pre-mRNA-splicing factor 18-like isoform X3 — MDFLLAEINRKSKQIEQNEVTSNKKYFRRGDLAAKQAEEYKKKQEEKYGKRTAEDDIFSGFKKKKGEGEGKAAMIPREEVIRRLRERGEPIRLFGESDEEACQRLRRIEMLAPEINKGLRNDFKAAMEKIDQEYLAELIKQQGGEEQSNESEESSQAEDDGTTLEDIKSLAINMGKGDESLDQDVILKFIQFLLHLWAKDYKTRSEDSKRSLEAKLAGATQRQTESYLKPLLRKLKHKKTPRDILAFLTTIIMSLLEREYVKANDSYLQMAIGNAPWPIGVTMVGIHARTGREKIFSQNVAHVLNDETQRKYIQGLKRLMTFCQKKFPADPSKSVEYNAVK; from the exons ATGGATTTTCTTCTCGCAGAAATCAACAGAAAAAGTAAGCAGATCGAACAAAATGAAGTCACATCG aataaGAAGTACTTTAGAAGAGGTGACCTAGCAGCAAAACAAGCAGAGGAATACAAGAAGAAGCAAGAG GAAAAATATGGGAAGAGAACTGCAGAAGATGATATATTTtctggatttaaaaagaaaaagggtgaAGGTGAAGGAAAAGCAGCAATGATCCCAAGAGAAGAG GTGATTCGTCGTTTGAGAGAAAGAGGAGAACCAATAAGATTGTTTGGTGAAAGTGATGAAGAAGCTTGTCAGAGATTGAG GAGAATCGAGATGCTTGCTCCAGAGATTAACAAG GGTCTAAGGAATGACTTCAAGGCTGCTATGGAAAAGATTGATCAAGAATATTTAGCAGAGCTGATCAAGCAACAG GGTGGGGAGGAGCAAAGTAATGAAAGTGAAGAGTCATCACAAGCAGAAGATGATGGAACAACTCTTGAAGATatcaag AGTTTGGCCATTAACATGGGCAAAGGTGATGAAAGCCTGGATCAAGATGTTATATTAAAGTTTATACAG TTCCTCCTTCATCTTTGGGCAAAAGATTACAAGACACGATCTGAAGACAGCAAGAGAAGCTTGGAG GCAAAACTGGCAGGTGCCACTCAACGTCAGACTGAATCGTATCTGAAGCCATTGttaagaaaactgaaacataAG AAAACCCCACGGGACATTCTTGCCTTTCTCACCACCATAATCATGAGTTTGTTGGAAAGAGAATATGTCAAG gCAAATGACTCTTATCTTCAGATGGCAATTGGAAATGCTCCGTGGCCCATTGGGGTAACAATGGTGGGAATTCATGCCCGAACAGGAAGAGAAAAGATCTTTTCACAGAATGTGGCTC ATGTCCTCAACGACGAAACACAAAGAAAGTATATTCAG GGTCTCAAACGTCTGATGACAttttgccagaaaaaatttcctgcagaTCCATCAAAGTCTGTAGAATACAACGCTGTAAAGTGA